In Streptomyces sp. SN-593, a single genomic region encodes these proteins:
- a CDS encoding tyrosine-type recombinase/integrase has translation MAGGRKRRRFGTVRQLASGRYQARYRAPDGLERRAPTTFDTKTDAEVWLSQIEADLSRGDWTDPYAGAVDFEEYALRWVAERGLAPSTEELYLRLLRLHVLPGFRQWDLDEITAPRVRTWRAERLETTGAPTTVAKAYRLLKAILQTAADDELIRRNPCRIKGAGREEADERPIATVEQVDALADGVGPRWRLMVFLAAYASLRPEEQAELRRTDVAFEDGAVVLRIIRAAPELTTGRRVVGDPKSRAGKRVVVLPGFLVVDVRRHLEWFAAKEPDGLLFVGERGAPFRRSTFGRRWRKARAAVGLPPNFRFYDLRHTGNTLAADTGAKLKDLMVRAGQSSQKAQLIYQHSTLEHQRRLAEGIDAHVRDRRAGGQQPGGDARHA, from the coding sequence ATGGCAGGAGGAAGGAAGCGGCGCCGGTTCGGCACCGTCCGCCAACTGGCCTCGGGTCGCTACCAGGCCCGGTACCGCGCGCCCGACGGCCTGGAGCGCCGCGCGCCGACGACGTTCGACACGAAGACCGACGCCGAGGTCTGGCTCAGTCAGATCGAGGCGGACCTGTCCCGAGGCGACTGGACGGACCCGTACGCGGGCGCGGTCGACTTCGAGGAGTACGCCCTGCGCTGGGTCGCCGAGCGTGGACTCGCCCCGAGCACCGAGGAGCTGTACCTGCGCCTGCTGCGGCTGCACGTCCTGCCCGGCTTCCGTCAGTGGGACCTGGACGAGATCACCGCGCCGCGCGTCCGCACCTGGCGGGCGGAACGGCTGGAGACCACCGGGGCGCCGACCACCGTCGCCAAGGCGTACCGGCTGCTGAAAGCGATCCTCCAGACCGCGGCCGACGACGAGTTGATCCGCCGCAACCCGTGCAGGATCAAGGGCGCGGGGCGCGAGGAGGCGGACGAGCGGCCGATCGCCACCGTCGAGCAGGTCGACGCGCTGGCCGACGGGGTCGGCCCGCGCTGGAGGCTGATGGTCTTCCTCGCCGCGTACGCCAGCCTCCGGCCCGAGGAGCAGGCCGAACTGCGGCGCACCGACGTCGCCTTCGAGGACGGCGCGGTGGTGCTGCGGATCATCCGCGCTGCACCCGAACTCACCACGGGCCGCCGGGTGGTGGGCGACCCGAAGTCGCGGGCCGGGAAGCGCGTCGTGGTGCTGCCGGGTTTCCTCGTCGTGGACGTACGGCGGCACCTGGAGTGGTTCGCGGCGAAGGAGCCCGACGGGTTGCTGTTCGTCGGCGAACGCGGTGCGCCGTTCCGCCGCTCGACGTTCGGCCGCAGGTGGCGCAAGGCCCGCGCCGCCGTCGGTCTCCCGCCGAACTTCCGCTTCTACGACCTGCGGCACACCGGCAACACCCTCGCGGCCGACACCGGCGCCAAGCTCAAGGACCTCATGGTCCGGGCCGGCCAGTCCTCGCAGAAGGCCCAACTCATCTACCAGCACTCGACGCTGGAGCATCAGCGACGGCTGGCCGAGGGCATCGACGCGCACGTCCGCGACCGGCGCGCTGGCGGCCAGCAGCCCGGAGGCGATGCCCGGCACGCGTGA
- a CDS encoding IS3 family transposase: MSEVYRFIAAEKATYPVTLLCRILGVHRSSFYAWAEGQVARGARLRADDALAHEITVIHLASRGAYGVPRVHAELRRLGHAVNHKRVERLMRERRIAGITRRHRRSLTRPDKQARPAPDLIGRDFTADRPGTRLVGDITYLPTEQGWLYLACWLDLATREVVGWSMADHHRADLVVDALHMAHDRGRLEPGCIAHSDRGSEYTSAQFRTAVTELDMKVSTGRTGSCYDNAAAESFWAVLKAEIGTRTWPDRATARAAVFSYIETFYNRRRLRKHPDWGYLTPQETRQRHTLAA; this comes from the coding sequence GTGAGCGAGGTCTACCGGTTCATCGCGGCGGAGAAGGCCACCTACCCGGTCACCTTGCTGTGCCGCATTCTCGGAGTGCACCGCTCCTCCTTCTACGCGTGGGCCGAGGGGCAGGTCGCCCGGGGCGCGCGGCTGCGTGCCGATGACGCACTCGCGCACGAGATCACTGTGATCCACCTCGCCTCCCGGGGCGCCTACGGCGTCCCGCGCGTACATGCCGAGCTGCGGCGACTGGGGCACGCGGTGAACCACAAGCGGGTCGAGCGGCTGATGCGTGAACGCCGCATCGCCGGGATCACCCGCCGCCACCGCAGGTCGCTGACACGCCCGGACAAGCAGGCCCGGCCCGCACCGGACCTGATCGGCCGCGACTTCACCGCCGACCGCCCCGGGACCCGCTTGGTCGGCGACATCACCTACCTGCCTACCGAGCAGGGCTGGCTCTACCTGGCCTGCTGGCTGGACCTGGCCACTCGCGAGGTCGTCGGCTGGTCAATGGCCGACCACCACCGCGCCGACCTGGTCGTCGACGCCCTGCACATGGCCCACGACCGGGGCCGCCTGGAACCCGGCTGTATCGCACACAGCGACCGCGGCAGCGAATACACCTCAGCCCAATTTCGAACGGCAGTTACCGAGTTGGACATGAAGGTAAGCACCGGACGCACCGGCTCGTGCTACGACAACGCCGCCGCCGAGAGCTTCTGGGCAGTCCTGAAAGCCGAGATCGGCACCCGGACCTGGCCCGACCGGGCCACCGCCCGCGCCGCGGTCTTCTCCTACATCGAGACCTTCTACAACCGCCGTCGGCTACGCAAGCACCCCGACTGGGGCTATCTGACCCCGCAAGAGACCCGACAACGACACACCCTCGCCGCGTAA
- a CDS encoding ATP-binding protein, with amino-acid sequence MTTATREPSTAAGAVNRCAAILAARGIDPDAAPVTALELADARIPPRYRHALADHPRVDAWVAEIARAGRPGPGGAPGIATGPSLLIVGPTGTGKTQQAFGAIRDLLAKGVRLRWEATTAADLYAAQRPQHGSDPERQLWALARCPLLLLHDPGAAKQSPWTEELTYRLVNHRYNQLLPTLVTTNLPVAELRDAVGDRVASRLAEMTDRVILTGHDRRRHTAG; translated from the coding sequence GTGACCACCGCAACCCGCGAACCGAGCACCGCCGCGGGCGCAGTGAACCGTTGCGCGGCCATCCTCGCTGCGCGAGGCATCGATCCAGACGCGGCGCCGGTGACCGCGCTGGAGCTGGCCGATGCCCGCATCCCGCCACGCTACCGCCACGCGTTGGCCGACCATCCGCGTGTCGACGCCTGGGTCGCCGAGATCGCCCGCGCAGGACGACCCGGACCCGGCGGGGCTCCCGGCATCGCCACTGGCCCGTCTCTGCTGATCGTCGGCCCCACCGGCACGGGCAAGACCCAGCAGGCGTTCGGTGCGATACGGGACCTGCTCGCCAAGGGCGTCCGGCTGCGGTGGGAGGCGACAACCGCCGCCGACCTCTACGCAGCCCAGCGCCCCCAGCACGGTAGCGACCCTGAACGGCAGCTCTGGGCGCTGGCCCGCTGCCCGCTCCTGCTGCTGCACGACCCCGGCGCGGCCAAGCAGTCGCCGTGGACCGAAGAGCTGACCTACCGCCTGGTCAACCATCGCTACAACCAGCTCCTGCCGACGCTGGTCACGACCAACCTGCCCGTCGCCGAGCTGCGCGACGCCGTCGGCGACCGCGTCGCCTCCCGCCTCGCCGAGATGACCGACCGCGTCATCCTCACCGGCCACGACCGCAGAAGGCACACCGCCGGATAA
- a CDS encoding transposase encodes MSNKAGKRYSKEFKRDAVALARSSSKTVTEVARDLGVSPEGLRSWVKQDQIDRGEGGPGELTGAEHEELRRLRRQNIEQQRTIEVLKKATAFFARESER; translated from the coding sequence GTGAGCAACAAAGCAGGGAAGCGGTACTCGAAGGAGTTCAAGCGGGACGCCGTGGCGTTGGCCCGATCCTCCAGCAAGACGGTTACCGAGGTGGCCCGGGATCTGGGCGTGAGCCCGGAGGGCCTGCGGAGCTGGGTCAAGCAGGACCAGATCGACCGCGGTGAGGGCGGCCCGGGCGAGCTGACCGGTGCCGAGCACGAGGAACTGCGGCGCCTGCGCCGGCAGAACATCGAACAGCAAAGGACCATCGAGGTCCTGAAAAAAGCGACGGCCTTCTTCGCGCGGGAGAGCGAGCGGTGA
- a CDS encoding excisionase family DNA-binding protein yields MNVAEAAERLGTGERFVRRLISERRIAFVKVGRHVRLAESVLDAYVFANTVPPVTARPSRVRARAGYRRAA; encoded by the coding sequence TTGAACGTCGCCGAGGCCGCCGAACGCCTCGGCACGGGCGAGCGCTTCGTGCGCCGCCTCATATCCGAGCGCCGCATCGCCTTCGTCAAGGTCGGCCGCCACGTCCGCCTCGCCGAAAGCGTCCTGGATGCCTACGTCTTCGCCAACACCGTCCCGCCCGTAACCGCGCGCCCGAGCCGGGTAAGGGCGCGCGCCGGATACCGGAGGGCCGCCTGA
- a CDS encoding transposase produces the protein MAGVLTASEPSWIAPFTGLSPRAFGKLVTVLRREGADAVRKGRPWGLPLEDRALLVAAYWRTNLTMRQLAPLFGVSKSAADRIIDHLGPMLALQPRKRFAKDAVLIVDGTLVPTRDHTVAEPSKNYRYSTNHQVVIDADTRLVVVVGRPLAGNRNDCKAWEESGAKAAVGNTLTISDGGYPGTGLVMPHRRRNGEDLPEWKQAHNTSHKQVRARVEHVFARMKTWKILRDCRLKGDGVHHAMLGIARMHNLALAG, from the coding sequence GTGGCTGGTGTGCTCACGGCGTCGGAGCCGTCCTGGATAGCCCCGTTCACCGGGCTGAGCCCGCGCGCCTTCGGGAAGCTGGTGACAGTGTTGCGGCGCGAGGGTGCGGACGCGGTCCGCAAAGGCAGGCCGTGGGGCCTTCCGCTGGAGGACCGGGCTCTGCTGGTCGCGGCGTACTGGCGCACGAACCTGACGATGCGACAGCTCGCCCCGCTGTTCGGGGTGTCGAAGTCTGCGGCGGACCGGATCATCGATCACCTCGGGCCGATGCTCGCGCTCCAGCCCCGCAAGCGGTTCGCGAAGGACGCCGTGCTCATCGTGGACGGCACCCTGGTCCCCACCCGCGACCACACGGTGGCCGAGCCGTCGAAGAACTACCGGTACTCCACCAACCATCAGGTCGTCATCGACGCCGACACCCGCCTGGTCGTCGTGGTCGGCCGGCCGCTCGCCGGAAACCGCAACGACTGCAAGGCATGGGAGGAGTCCGGTGCCAAAGCCGCTGTCGGCAACACGCTGACGATCTCCGACGGCGGCTACCCGGGCACCGGACTCGTCATGCCCCACCGCCGACGCAACGGCGAAGACCTGCCCGAGTGGAAGCAGGCGCACAACACGTCCCACAAGCAGGTCCGCGCCCGCGTCGAGCACGTCTTCGCTCGCATGAAGACCTGGAAAATCCTCCGCGACTGCCGCCTCAAAGGCGACGGCGTCCACCACGCCATGCTCGGCATCGCCCGGATGCACAACCTCGCCCTCGCCGGCTAG
- a CDS encoding N-6 DNA methylase, with protein sequence MTSGAEVTAAEIARIAGVGPAAVSNWRRRYAEFPTPTGGTAASPQFSLSDVMEWLEAHGRPVRLSPTDEVWRAMEALRDPGRPGGILVTVGLRLLDEKLPRSGRADAGALPEDLGVQVDALREQLGAGPAFEVLLGRWVEAHARHVEVTPAPVAALMCALVGTADDTATPSVLDPACGTGSLLLQAAEDGTAVLLGQEIDADLAEITALRLRLRGHHDVSVAAGSSLLGDVHSAARVQGVVCNLPFGQRDWGRSELGYDIRWTYGLPPRGEPELAWVQHALAHLHDGGRAVLLMPAAAASRPSGRRIRAELLRRGTLRGVVALPPGSTSTHTLGTHLWLLQPGDERARGQVLFVNTELLAVPPRENRATGTDWTAVRAAVSSAWRQFQEGTALDPAFSRAVPVTELLDEDVDITPARHVGPVPGDAVDAAQLKKDQARWLESLTKLAEALPAVRVARSDMPSAGPRTLVSLEDLIGSGALRMWRGSSGRAMPDETAEEVPQLTLNDGLSRTPPSSHTYDREAERIRDGDVLVFAGMPQGARPADPWEVGAAVGPGIAVLRPEHADLDSWFLAGALTASPGLGRSGAVPGTSSRPSRLDPGRFFLPVREPDDQRLIGRAFRDIARFEACLDQAVEHGRGAARHLADALAAGLADPIDDDRQG encoded by the coding sequence ATGACGAGCGGTGCCGAGGTCACGGCAGCCGAGATCGCCCGCATCGCCGGCGTCGGCCCGGCGGCGGTGAGCAACTGGCGCCGGAGATATGCGGAGTTTCCCACCCCTACTGGCGGTACGGCGGCCAGTCCGCAGTTCTCGCTGTCCGACGTCATGGAGTGGCTCGAAGCACACGGTCGCCCGGTACGGCTTTCGCCGACCGACGAGGTGTGGCGTGCCATGGAGGCGCTGCGGGACCCAGGTCGCCCCGGCGGGATACTGGTCACGGTCGGGCTTCGCCTGCTCGATGAGAAGCTGCCGCGTTCCGGTCGGGCCGACGCCGGCGCCCTCCCCGAGGACCTGGGGGTCCAGGTCGACGCGCTGAGGGAACAGTTGGGCGCCGGGCCGGCATTCGAGGTGCTGCTCGGACGCTGGGTGGAGGCGCATGCCCGCCATGTGGAGGTGACACCTGCCCCGGTGGCGGCGTTGATGTGCGCGCTTGTCGGCACAGCGGACGATACGGCCACGCCTTCCGTGCTGGACCCCGCCTGCGGTACGGGCAGCCTTCTGCTCCAGGCCGCCGAGGACGGGACCGCTGTCCTCCTCGGCCAGGAGATCGACGCCGATCTGGCCGAAATCACTGCCCTCCGCCTTCGACTCCGCGGGCACCACGATGTCTCCGTGGCCGCGGGAAGCTCCCTGCTGGGGGACGTCCACTCCGCCGCACGGGTGCAGGGTGTCGTCTGCAACCTCCCGTTCGGCCAAAGAGACTGGGGCCGGTCGGAGTTGGGATACGACATTCGCTGGACGTACGGCCTACCGCCGAGGGGAGAGCCCGAACTCGCCTGGGTCCAGCATGCCCTGGCCCATCTGCATGACGGGGGCCGTGCGGTTCTCCTCATGCCCGCGGCTGCGGCCTCCAGGCCCTCAGGGCGCCGCATTCGAGCCGAACTGCTACGGCGCGGCACCCTGCGAGGGGTCGTGGCCCTGCCGCCCGGCTCGACCTCCACCCATACCCTGGGGACCCATCTCTGGTTGCTTCAGCCAGGCGACGAGCGCGCGCGGGGGCAGGTGCTCTTCGTTAACACCGAATTGCTAGCCGTCCCGCCCCGGGAGAATCGTGCCACTGGAACCGACTGGACGGCCGTAAGGGCCGCCGTTTCTTCGGCGTGGCGGCAATTCCAGGAGGGAACAGCTCTGGACCCCGCTTTCTCCCGCGCGGTTCCTGTGACCGAGCTCCTCGACGAGGATGTGGACATCACTCCGGCACGTCACGTCGGCCCGGTCCCCGGCGACGCCGTCGACGCCGCACAGCTGAAAAAGGACCAGGCTCGCTGGCTCGAGTCGCTGACCAAACTGGCAGAGGCACTCCCCGCCGTACGGGTGGCACGGTCAGATATGCCGTCGGCCGGCCCGCGGACACTCGTGTCGCTGGAAGACCTCATCGGTTCCGGCGCCCTGCGGATGTGGCGCGGCTCTTCCGGTCGGGCGATGCCTGACGAGACGGCGGAGGAGGTCCCGCAGCTCACCCTGAACGACGGGTTGTCCCGCACGCCCCCCAGCAGCCATACGTACGACCGCGAGGCCGAGCGCATCCGTGACGGAGACGTTCTGGTCTTCGCGGGGATGCCGCAGGGCGCCCGACCCGCCGACCCGTGGGAAGTCGGAGCCGCGGTCGGGCCGGGAATCGCCGTGCTGCGCCCCGAACACGCTGATCTGGACTCGTGGTTCCTGGCGGGGGCACTGACCGCCAGTCCCGGTCTCGGACGCTCTGGCGCCGTCCCGGGGACATCCAGCCGCCCGAGCCGACTCGACCCTGGACGCTTCTTCCTCCCGGTCCGCGAGCCGGACGATCAGCGCCTGATCGGGCGTGCGTTCCGGGACATCGCACGGTTCGAAGCGTGCTTGGACCAAGCCGTCGAGCACGGCCGTGGCGCCGCACGCCATCTGGCGGATGCGCTGGCTGCAGGACTGGCCGACCCGATCGACGACGACAGGCAGGGCTGA
- a CDS encoding PD-(D/E)XK nuclease family protein yields the protein MPTWTPPPESTWTNGLIRVFAGSFLRQSRSSCPYKGALKARTGIKLATSPLPMYKADPRESFNLGPFGEALDLIEHDGVEREQAIRRALAPSRERPEADPGLAAWTRFALDRYLEGSPPDLLPVSHSWVLVTQLREADSRNAKRYEQCVWGRPYASADGRVRELRLPVARSLRGPQYGTAEPAVQAERADLAAAAQVVARGEPHRLPNRFNWSRDAQLALDAGEAAWRQPEEVRITEVSCLDGERRTSVSEGPEDVARRYAAYGAPGLTAAVSAGTFVPGRDCEDCKYAPNCPALSRLGGVLSIDDQTRPRRTWSVTNGRSYAGRPDRDEGCPARERLRRLKLPDREGHALTPHVIRGHAVHAWIQQRHETHPGIACRPQDAPDGRAPWSAGRWTIPEEQAYLGARMVAAHARYCPFKLSGVTEVVHEHTVVVHDTAADVVVLAKTDMLYRDGRSWVYRETKTDARRDPPEDTDALRERPQLALAILLSTSPVIGEDVSAARVELEVLGPHGARLTVVDPFDPENRATAREVVHALAADWHADTTAAARPGPHCRDCEMAVWCPSAEPSAPGAEKG from the coding sequence ATGCCGACCTGGACGCCACCGCCTGAGAGCACTTGGACCAACGGGCTGATCCGTGTATTCGCGGGTTCCTTCCTCCGCCAGAGCCGCAGCAGCTGCCCCTACAAGGGGGCGCTCAAAGCCCGCACCGGGATCAAGCTGGCCACCAGCCCGCTTCCGATGTACAAGGCGGATCCGCGGGAGAGTTTCAACCTCGGGCCGTTCGGAGAGGCGCTCGATCTGATCGAGCACGACGGCGTCGAACGGGAGCAGGCCATTCGCCGGGCCCTGGCGCCGAGCCGGGAGCGGCCCGAGGCCGACCCGGGGCTTGCCGCGTGGACCCGCTTCGCGCTCGACCGCTACCTGGAAGGCAGCCCGCCGGATCTCCTGCCCGTCTCCCACTCCTGGGTGCTCGTCACCCAGCTCAGGGAGGCCGACAGCCGAAACGCCAAACGCTACGAACAGTGTGTCTGGGGCCGTCCGTATGCTTCGGCCGACGGCCGGGTGCGGGAGTTACGCCTACCGGTCGCAAGGAGCCTGCGCGGGCCGCAGTACGGCACCGCAGAGCCTGCCGTCCAGGCGGAGCGGGCCGACCTGGCGGCAGCCGCGCAGGTCGTCGCCCGCGGTGAACCGCACCGGCTGCCGAACCGCTTCAACTGGAGCCGCGATGCGCAGCTGGCGCTGGATGCCGGCGAGGCAGCCTGGCGGCAGCCCGAGGAGGTGAGGATCACGGAGGTGAGCTGCCTTGACGGGGAACGTCGCACATCGGTGTCCGAAGGCCCCGAAGACGTGGCGCGGCGCTACGCGGCGTACGGCGCTCCAGGACTGACCGCCGCCGTCTCCGCGGGCACCTTCGTTCCGGGCCGCGACTGCGAAGACTGCAAGTACGCTCCCAACTGCCCCGCGCTGAGCCGCCTCGGCGGCGTCCTCAGTATCGACGACCAGACTCGGCCGCGCCGCACCTGGTCGGTCACCAACGGGCGTTCGTATGCCGGCCGCCCGGATCGCGACGAGGGCTGCCCCGCCCGGGAGCGTCTGCGCCGCCTCAAGCTGCCGGACCGCGAGGGACACGCGCTGACCCCGCACGTCATCCGCGGTCATGCTGTGCACGCCTGGATCCAGCAGCGCCACGAGACCCACCCCGGGATCGCCTGCCGACCCCAGGACGCCCCCGATGGCCGGGCCCCGTGGTCGGCCGGACGCTGGACCATACCCGAGGAACAGGCCTACCTCGGTGCGCGGATGGTCGCCGCGCACGCACGCTACTGCCCGTTCAAACTGTCCGGCGTCACCGAAGTGGTCCACGAACACACCGTCGTCGTGCACGACACCGCAGCCGACGTCGTGGTGCTGGCCAAGACGGACATGCTCTACCGGGACGGGCGCTCCTGGGTCTACCGGGAGACGAAGACGGACGCCCGGCGCGATCCCCCTGAGGACACCGACGCCCTCCGCGAACGGCCGCAACTCGCGCTCGCCATCCTGCTCAGCACCAGTCCCGTCATCGGCGAGGACGTGTCCGCCGCGCGGGTCGAGCTGGAGGTTCTCGGGCCGCACGGCGCCCGACTGACCGTCGTCGACCCGTTCGATCCCGAGAACCGTGCTACCGCACGCGAGGTCGTCCACGCTCTGGCCGCCGACTGGCACGCCGACACCACCGCCGCCGCCCGCCCCGGCCCGCACTGCCGGGACTGCGAAATGGCCGTCTGGTGCCCCTCCGCCGAGCCGTCCGCCCCCGGCGCCGAGAAGGGCTGA
- a CDS encoding serine/threonine-protein kinase: protein MRWLQDWPTRSTTTGRAEMFGGVGVGTSEIFGGHLLRSRYRLDQPLGKGGMGTVWQAYDTTLSRPVAVKFANPAVASTPELRSEIVKRFQQEAAVTALFTSVAVPTVYDFGEESGHFYLVMEQIDGASLKEFLDEGDLLELPVAASIIVPICHVLAAAHRAGVVHRDLKPSNVMISAQGYTKVLDFGIARVEGALDDTRLTTAGKNPGSAAYMPPEQVKGEEVTGRSDLYSLGCLLYEMLAGRPVFHDQNDHDLRQMHVVGTPDPLGLLREGLPDDVLALVARLLAKDPAERPATADEVNRVLRPYLPISSDGPPAGYLWPDPTRPFREPFAPDDVPMTGSRIELPGTAAWTYRPRADAKDLHHEARRLLATKPAQAVDLLTARLPDFGEQYGLRAREVLDLRFDLAEALLAKGDREEARAVYMEIQRDTFGVLGLEDYGTRAEEGLSLCD, encoded by the coding sequence ATGCGCTGGCTGCAGGACTGGCCGACCCGATCGACGACGACAGGCAGGGCTGAGATGTTCGGCGGAGTGGGCGTCGGCACGTCCGAGATCTTCGGGGGCCACCTTTTGCGCTCCCGTTACCGGCTGGACCAGCCCCTCGGCAAGGGAGGAATGGGGACGGTCTGGCAGGCGTACGACACGACTCTCAGCCGCCCGGTGGCGGTGAAGTTCGCGAATCCCGCCGTGGCTTCGACACCTGAACTGCGGAGTGAGATCGTCAAGCGCTTCCAACAGGAGGCTGCGGTGACCGCGCTGTTCACGAGTGTCGCGGTGCCGACCGTCTATGACTTCGGGGAGGAGAGCGGGCATTTCTACCTCGTCATGGAACAGATTGACGGCGCGTCTCTCAAGGAGTTCCTGGACGAAGGCGACCTGCTCGAGCTTCCCGTCGCAGCCAGCATCATCGTTCCCATTTGCCATGTCCTCGCCGCGGCACATCGCGCCGGTGTCGTGCACCGCGACCTCAAGCCCTCCAACGTGATGATCTCCGCGCAGGGTTACACCAAGGTTCTGGACTTCGGCATCGCCCGCGTTGAGGGAGCCCTTGACGACACCAGGCTCACCACGGCGGGCAAGAATCCCGGCAGCGCCGCTTACATGCCGCCGGAGCAGGTCAAGGGGGAGGAGGTTACGGGGCGATCGGATCTTTACAGCCTGGGGTGTCTGCTGTACGAGATGCTGGCGGGCCGGCCCGTCTTTCACGACCAGAACGACCATGACCTCCGACAGATGCATGTCGTCGGCACTCCCGATCCGCTGGGCTTACTCCGAGAGGGGCTGCCCGATGACGTGCTCGCCCTCGTTGCCCGGCTTCTTGCCAAGGATCCCGCAGAGCGGCCCGCCACGGCGGACGAGGTGAACCGAGTTCTGCGCCCCTACCTGCCGATCAGCAGCGACGGTCCCCCGGCCGGCTACCTTTGGCCAGACCCCACCCGTCCCTTCCGCGAGCCCTTCGCACCCGACGACGTGCCGATGACCGGTTCCCGGATCGAACTCCCTGGCACCGCAGCATGGACGTACCGTCCCCGGGCCGACGCCAAGGACCTCCACCATGAGGCGCGTCGCCTGCTCGCCACGAAACCGGCCCAGGCGGTAGACCTGCTCACCGCACGACTGCCGGACTTCGGGGAGCAGTACGGTCTCCGCGCCCGTGAGGTTCTGGACCTGCGGTTCGATCTGGCTGAGGCGTTGCTAGCCAAGGGCGACCGCGAGGAGGCGCGGGCCGTATACATGGAGATCCAGCGGGACACCTTCGGAGTCCTGGGGCTGGAGGATTACGGAACCCGAGCGGAGGAAGGACTCTCTCTGTGCGATTGA